The genomic interval GTTTTTACATACTGATCCAGTCAAAGACTTTTAATTTAAACATTTTCATTTATAGTTACAGAAACTTCTCCAATCAATATTTAAAAATACGATTTTCTTTTTTATTATTTTTCGATCTTTTCGTTTCGCCCATGTTAAAACTTTTTGGTGAAGAAGGCGCCAGTTCCACAATCGCCGTCTTGACCCCCTTGCCTTGTAAGATGTAGGTTTTAAGACATAGTTATATTTGCGAATCTGCCTTTATGAAATTGGGCTTAGAATTGTTGTCAGACCTGTTGGGGCCCGATTTAATAAGGTTGGATCATACACACGGCATGACAGTTGCACAGATTTACCCCGCAGCGATTGTTCGGGCATTAACCATTTTGCGGGATCACCACGATTGTTCCTTTCGTCAATTGATCGATATCACAGCCATTGATTACCCCAACCAGCAGGCACGCTTTAAGGTTATTTACAACATGTTGAGCCACCATCACAATCAGCGCTTGATCCTGACGACCTATATTGATGAGGGAACGCCCCTCCACAGCATCACATCAGTTTTTGAGTGTGCGAATTGGTTAGAGAGAGAATTGTGGGACTTGTTTGGCATCGGTTTTCATGACCACCCTGATCTGCGACGCATTTTAACGGACTACACCTTTGGCGGGCATCCTTTACGCAAAGATTTTCCCCTAAGTGGTTATGGTCAAGTGCGTTATGATCCATCTTTGGAGCGAGTATCTTATGAGCCCGTGGATTTAAAACAACCGTATCGCAGTTTTGATTTCCTGAGCCCGTGGGAAGGGATGGATCCTCGATCCAGGGAATATTTAAAGGCAGACACACCCGATGCGTGAAAAATATACCCTTAACTTCGGCCCCCAACATCCCGCAGCCCACGGCGTTTTACGCCTGGTTATGGAACTGGAGGGTGAAATCGTTCACCGGGCTGATCCCCATATTGGTTTTTTACATCGGGGAACAGAAAAACTTATTGAGCAGAAAACGTACCTGCAGGCCCTACCCTATTTTGATCGATTAGATTACGTCTCGCCCATCAACCAGGAACATGCGTTTGTCTTAGCCATCGAAAAGTTGTTGGACATAAAGCCCCCGTTGCGGGCCCAATACATAAGGGTTTTGTTTTGTGAAATCACGCGCATTCTGAATCACCTGCTAAATATTGCAACCTATGCCATGGATGTCGGTGCAATTACCCCCTTTTTATGGTTGTTTGAGGAACGCGAAATTTTGATGGGCTTTTATGAACGGGTAAGCGGTGCGCGCATGCACGCCTCCTACATTCGGCCAGGGGGCGTCCATCAAGACTTGCCCGACGGATTGGTGGAGGATATCCAAGCCTTCTGTGATCGGTTTTTAAAGGTTGTGGACGATTTAGACGACTTATTGACCGAGAACCGCATTTTCAAACAGCGCAGCGTTGATATTGGTGTGGTGACGGCAGAACAAGCCATTGAATGGGGTTTTTCAGGCCCTATGCTGCGCGCCAGCAACGTCGCCTGGGATTTAAGAAAAAGTCAACCTTATGAAATTTACGAACAGTTAGAGTTTGACATTCCGGTTGGAAAACATGGAGATTGTTACGATCGATATTTGGTTCGTATGGAAGAGATGCGCCAAAGCGTAAACCTTATCAAGCAGTGTCTGATTCAAATGCCACAAGGGCCTATTCTGGCAGACAACCCCAAAATTGTACCCCCAAAACGCGCCGATATAAAACAATCTATGGAGGCTATGATCCAACATTTCAAGTTGTATAGTGAAGGATTCCACATTCCAGCCGGCGAAGTTTACACAGCGGTTGAAGCCCCCAAAGGTGAATTTGGCGTGTATCTGGTGGCAGATGGGACCAATCGCCCCTATCGTTGCAAGATTCGCGCCCCAGGATTTGCACACCTGCAAGCCTTAAACAGCATGAGTCATGGACACCTGTTGGCCGATGTGGTTGCCATTTTAGGCTCCCTAGACATTGTGTTTGGAGAAATCGACCGATGACGACTTTGAAAGTTGATGCCCCTTTTTGTTTTAACGTTGAGAATCAAGAAAAAGCTGACGTTTGCCTTTCCCAATACCCCGCTGCCCACAAACAAAGCGCCCTGGTCCCGTTGTTGGATTTGGCCCAAAACCAGTGCGGCGGGTGGCTGCCTCAGCCAGCGATTGAAGCCGTGGGGGCCTTGGTCGGCATCCCGTTTTTAAAGGCCCTGGAAGTGGCTAGTTTTTATTCGATGTTTCATTTAAAACCAATAGGCAATTATCATGTGCAAATTTGCGGCACGACGCCGTGTTGGCTTAGCGGCAGTGATGACCTTCATCAAATATGCAAAAAACACCTAGGCATCGATAATGGAGAAATAACGCCTGACGGGAAATTCACATTAAGCGAGATTGAATGTTTGGGCGCGTGCGTCAATGCACCCGTGGTTCAAATTAATGAGGTGCGCTACGAAAACATAACCCCTTATAGACTGATTGAGATTCTTAAGAAATTAGAAACTGAGAACACCAACGCGGGTTCCAAAGAATGTTAAGTCCGAAAGATCGCATCTTTACCAACCTAAGCGGGGCTGAACCTTTCAACCTGGAAGCAGCCCAAAGGCGCGGCGATTGGGATGATACAAAACGTCTGATGGAAGTGGGCCGCCAAGGCATTATCGATACGATCAAAGTATCGGGATTGCGGGGCCGCGGTGGAGCGGGTTTTGCGACGGGAACGAAATGGGACTTTATGCCCAAAGTCGGTGACGGCAGGCCGTCTTATTTGGTGATTAATGCCGATGAAAGCGAACCAGGAACCTGTAAAGACCGCGATATCCTTTTCTTTGAACCCCATAAATTAATCGAAGGCGCCCTGCTTGCCGGTTTTGCGATCGGGGCACACACCTGTTACATTTATGTGCGGGGGGAGTATTATTTTGAGGCGGAATGCCTGCAGCAGGCGGTCGCGGAGGCCTATGAAGCAGGCCTTTTGGGGAAAAATGCGGCCAAATCAGGTTGGGACTTTGATGTTTATATTCATCGAGGTGCAGGGGCTTATATATGCGGTGAAGAGTCGGCATTATTGGAAAGTTTAGAGGGGAAAAAAGGGCTTCCGCGGTTAAAACCCCCCTTCCCTGCTCAATATGGTTTGTATGGTTGTCCAACCACCGTAAATAACGTTGAAACGATTGCCGTTGTCCCAACCATCCTAAGGCGAGGTGCCAGTTGGTTTTCTGGCCTGGGTCGCCCCAATAATGCCGGCACTAAAATTTTTTCAATCTCAGGGCACGTCAATAAACCCCGCAATGTAGAGGAAGCCTTGGGCATTCCCATGCGCGAATTAATTGAAAATTATGGCGGCGGCGTCAGAGGGGGGTGGGATCGTTTAAAGGCCGTCATTCCTGGTGGGTCGTCTGTTCCTTTGATCCCTAAATCGATTTGCGATGATGTGTTGATGGACTTTGACAGTCTAAAAGCTGTGAATAGCGGCCTGGGTACGGGTGCCGTCATTGTGATGGACGAATCCACTGATATTATCAAAGCTATCGCGCGCCTCAGCAAATTCTACATGCATGAAAGTTGTGGCCAGTGTAGCCCGTGTCGTGAAGGAACGGGATGGCTGTGGCGCATGATGGAACGGCTAAGCAGAGGCGAAGGGGAAATCGAAGATATTGACCGCCTAGAAGCCGTCACGCGTCAAATTGAAGGGCACACCATTTGTGGATTAGGCGATGCTGCAGCCTGGCCAGTCCAAGGAGTGATTCGACATTTTCGACCTGAAATGGAAGACAGAATTTTAAAAAATGCGAAGATAAGGATTGGTTCATGACTAAAATCACTCTTAATAATGAACCGTTGGAGGTTGAAGCCGGAACCACCATTTTCCAAGCCTGTCAACAACAAGGGCTAGAGGTTCCCCATTTTTGCTACCATCCCAAACTGTCAGTCGCTGGGAATTGTCGTATGTGCTTGGTCGAGGTGGCCGGCAGCCCCAAACCTGTTGCCAGTTGCACCATGCCCGTCAGCGAAGGCATGGTTATTCACACCGACACCCCCATGGTTGAAAAATCTCGCCAGGGTGTCTTAGAGCTTTTGCTGATCAACCACCCGTTAGACTGTCCCGTTTGTGATCAGGGCGGCGAATGCGACCTGCAAGATTTAACCATGAATTACGGTCGGTCACACAGCCGTTTTGAGTTTGAAAAGCGCATTGTCACAGACAAATACATGGGGCCCTTGATTAAGACTGTGATGACCCGATGCATTCAATGCACACGGTGCATTCGGTTTGCTGACGAAATCGCCGGCGTGCCTGAGCTGATTGCCATAGGCCGTGGCGAGACCATGGAAATTGTCAATTCGCTTGATACGGCGATTCAGTCGGAATTGTCCGGTAATATGATTGATATTTGCCCAGTGGGCGCCTTAACAGACAAGCCGTTTGCTTTTAAGGGGCGTTCCTGGGAATGGACAAAAACGGATGTCATCGACGTCATGGACGCGCTGGGCAGTCATATTCAGGTTCACAGTCGCGATCGGGAAGTCATGCGCATTCTTCCCCGTGTTTGTGAGGATATTAATGAAGAATGGCTTAGTGATCGCAGTCGTTTCGCCTATGACGGGTTAAAGTATCAGCGCCTAGACACGCCGTATATTCGCGTGGATGGCCAGTTACAAGCCTGCAGCTGGGAATCCGCTTTCCAGCCAATCGCCGATCGCTTGGAGACTTTGAAAGGGAAAGAGATTGCCGCCTTGGCTGGAGATCTGGCTGATTGCGAATCAATGCTGGCGCTAAAAATATTGTGGCAGCAGTTGGAAAGCCCACACCTGGATTGTCGTCAAGATGCAACCTTTCTTCCCCATGAACATCGCAGTCATTATATCTTGAATACGCCTATTGCGGATTTTGAAAAGGCCGATTGCGTTCTGTTGATTGGGACAAATCCAAGACATGAAGCTCCCCTTTTGAATGCACGATTGCGTAAAGCTTATCGGAATCATCAGACGACATTTGGCCTGGTTGGGCAGGCCGTTGATTTGACTTACCCTTATGAATTCATGGGCAATCAGCCTGAATCGTTGACAGCTCTTTTAGATGCCAGCCATCCTTTTACCCAAAGATTAGCCACCGCTAAAAAGCCCGTGGTCATTTTGGGCCAGGCGGTTTTTACCAGGCCTGACGCCCCCGCCCTTTTGAATACTATTCAAAAACTCTTCGAGCTTTACCCTTTGCTGGAGTACAACGTTCTCCATACTGCGGCCTCTAGGGTGGGCGGCGTGGACGTTGGCTTTGTACCACAACGCAATGGCTTGAACAGCCGTGAAATATTGGCGGCCTGCCAATCGGGAGAAATCAAGTTTCTTTACTTGCTGGGAGCGGATGACATTGCACCAACGCAGCTAGGACAAGCCTTTGTCGTGTATCAAGGCCACCATGGTGATGCCGCTGCGGCGCGGGCCGATGTGATTTTGCCGGGTTGCGCGTATACAGAAAAAACAGCCACTTACGTGAATACCGAGGGACGCGCTCAACGAAGCCATCAGGCGGTCCCTCCTCCTGGCCAGGCTAAGGAGGATTGGAAGATCATCACCTCTTTGTCTCATGCCCTAGGTAAGCCTTTACCCTACATAACGCATGCCGATGTCGTACAAGAGCTTCAAAATTGTCATCCGACTTTTCAATACCTGGGCACACTTGTCAAAAATATATGGCACCCCTTACCCCAAACTAGTAAGGCTTCTTTTGACCCCACCCCCCTTCAACCCTTGATCAACAATTTTTATATGACCAACATCATCACCCGCCATTCACCAACCATGGCTGCATGTGTTCAAGAAATTATTCAAGGGCGAAAACCGGATAAGACGTTTTGACAAAAACTACTCTTTTACAAAACGTTCCATCCTGTTACACGATAAAACCCAGAAATCTTTCTTGAATTTTTAACGAAATGTTAATATACATTGTAGTAGTGTATTAAATTTTCAACTCCACTTAACATTATGGCGATAGGCTTTAACTAGTCCATTAAAATAGTTTAAGTGAATATTTTAACTTAAAGGATCGACAATGAGTGCGTCTGAAACCACAAAGCCGGCTAAGGAATTCACCGGCTTACGGGGTATATTCTTCCCAATTTATAATTACGAAATCAAAAAATTTCTGCCAATGGGCATCATGATGATGTGCATTTTGTTCGTTTACAATATTGTTCGCGACACGAAAGATACGTTAGTCGTTAATGCACCAGGCGGCGGCGCTGAATGCTTAAGCTTTTTAAAACTATACGGTGTCACCCCGTCGGCCATTTTGTTTATGGTTCTGTTCGTTAAACTTGCGAACATCATGGAACGGGAAAGGTTATTTTATACTATTCTGACACCTTTCTTGATTTTCTTTGGCGCATTTGCCTTTTTGATTTACCCATACACAGATGTTCTGCATATGAGTTTGGAAACGATTCAACGCTTGCAGGTCGCATATCCTACGTTTCACTGGATGATCCCTGTGATTGGAAATTGGAGCTTTGGTGTTTTCTACATCCTGTCAGAACTTTGGGGAAGCGTTATTTTGTCGATGTTGTTTTGGCAGTTTGCCAACGAAATTACCAAAATCCATGAAGCGAAACGTTTTTATGGTTTGTTTGGTATGATTGGTAACGTTGGTCTTCTTATTGCTGGCCCAACCATTATACTTTGCGCAAAGTATGCCAAATCTCTTCAAGAATCAATGGACGGCGCCTTGGATAAGCAAGTTATGGAAAACATCATTTTTGGTTTTAACCTAAAATGCCTAATGGGTTCCGTGATCGTTGCAGGTGCTATTATCGCCATTACATACCGCTGGATGAATAAGAACGTTTTGACAGACCCACGTCTGTATCAGCCAGGTGAAGGCGCAGGTAAAAAGAAAAAACCAAAAATGTCCATCGGTGAAAGCTTTAAATACATCTTGAGCAACCGTTATCTTGGTTTGATCGCTGTTTTGGTCTTGGCTTATGGCGTTGCGATCAACTTGGTCGAAGGTGTTTGGAAAGGGCAAATCAAAATCGCATTCCCAGACAAAAATGATTACAACGCCTTTATGGGACAGTTTACGGCTTGGACAGGGCTCATAACCATTCTTTTGATGGTCGTAGGCAACAACATTTTGCGTCGTTTAAGCTGGAAAAGTGCAGCGGTTATCACACCAATCATGGTTTTGGTAACGTCGGTTATTTTCTTTTACGTTGTTTGGGATGGTACAAAATCCAGTCCAATGTCGCCTTTGTTAGGAACAACTGTTGTAATGGTCGCGGTGATCGTTGGTCAAATCCAAAACGTCTTGTCCAAAGGTACTAAATACTCACTGTTTGATTCCACTAAACAGATGGCTTACATTCCATTGGATCCAGAAGCAAAGGTAAAAGGACAAGCAGCCGTAGAAGTTATCGGTGGCCGTGCAGGAAAATCTGGTGGTGCGTTTATCCAGTCAACGATGTTAGCCGTTATTGGTGGCAGCGTTTCATTGGCCAGTTTATCTTACATCTTGGGCCCTATCGTTATCGTTATATGCCTGATATGGGTTATGTCGGTTTTTGGTTTGAACAAAAAGTTCTTGGCGTTAACCGAAGGAAAAAGTTCCTCCGAAGCGGGATAAAAAACTTTACATCTATGTTTTTCCGCTTTCAAGGTGGCTCTTTCCAGAGCCACCTTTTTTGTTTTATGCTGACCATTACTCAGTTAGTATAAACATATGGGTTGTATTGTATTTTGATCACCGACTGACCTTTTAATAACTAATTTCAAAAGATTTCAAAATGGAACAATTTGCGCATATTAATAACTTAAGAATTTGTTTTGAAACGTTTGGCACAAACACAGATCCAGCCGTTCTGTTGATCATGGGAAACAGCGCACAAGGAATAATGTGGCCCGAGGCGTTTTGCAAAAAGCTTGCAAAAAACTCCCTATTTGTTATTCGTTATGACCAAAGAGATACCGGAAAGTCAACTTGCGTTAATTTTGATGATAATCCCTACAATTTATTTGATCTAGCCTCTGATGCACTTGGACTTTTGGATGAATTAGATATTAAAAATGCACATATTGTTGGTTTATCCATGGGCGCATCAATCGCACAGCTTTTAGCGTTGCATCACGCAGGCCGTGTAATAAGCATAACGTCCATGATGTCATCCCCTGATTTGTCCATAAAAAATGATGCCATGGCTGGTAAAGAGACACCGAATTCCATCTTGCCCCCTCCCGATAAGGACTGGTTAAAAAAGGTGTTAAAACTGAATGATGTGTCCCCTAAAACCAAGCAAGATAAGATTAGGCTAATCGTTGAAAATTGGAAACTGGCTAATGGCGATAAAGTAGATTTTGATTTTGAAGAATGGCAGCAACTCATCGAAGCAGCATTAGACCGTCAAGAGACCAATCCATCGGCGAAAGATCTTAAAATTGCCAACCATGGCAATCATTCAAAAGCCCAAATTGCAACTGACGAACCAAACCTTGAGGTTTTGAAGTTGGTTAATGTCCCAACCCTTGTCATTCATGGTAAAGAAGACCCAATATTTCCACCCGCGCATGCAGAAATGCTGGGAAAAACCATTCCAAACGCCAGGCTGGTTGTGATTGACGACATGGGGCACACATTAAACCCAACCTTTTTTGATGAAATCATTCATCAAATCACTTTGCATATTGGGGTGAACGCTGACGTCAGCATAAAAACATCCTAAATTTATGCTGCATGGCTATGTGCTAGCTCCGTAGGCGTAAAGACAGTCTGCGGTGATGACTTTTCTAATTCTTCAAAATAATACACACCTTTCAAATAGCTTAAGCAAAAAGGAATGGTAAGAAGTAATGTGCCCCAATACCCAAACCACTCTGTTAAATAAACAATTCCAAACGATGAAACAACGTAGGTCAAGCCACGCGCTCAAGCATAAATAAGACCGGCAGAGGTGAAACGAGTATAAACAGGTAATCGCTTAAGAAAAATATATTCTGCAGGAAAGTTATGAAGGGTGAACGTTAAAATTAAGGCCTGGAATAAAATAAGCTGCATGCCGCTTTTGCACACTACCAGGAACAGAGGTATGGCTGCCATCAAAGCCAGCGATACAAACCCTTTTATTTTTAAAAGCTTTAAAGGATAAACATGACGTGTCAGGACAGACCACATAACAAAAGTCAGAACCTGAATAATTGTCAGAATAAAATTATGAAAAATAATATCTTCAGGTGAATAACCAAAAGTCTTCTTTAAAATGGGGTTAAAGTAAATGTAGATCACATAGAATGATAACGGCCAACCACAGTTAATAAAAAAACAGTTTACAAGGGTTGTTATAGGAGCCTTGGGTTGCTCGGTCTTTGCAGCACGGTTCAGTTGTTTTGTCGATTGTTCAGGATTGCGCGCTGCCCTCTCCTCCATCAATCTTTTTTCCTTTCGCTTCATATCCACAAATTCAGGGGTTTCCCTTAAGCGTGTTCGTGCCACAGACGCGATAACAGCGATACAAGCCCCAATCCAAAATGCCATACGCCAATTAAATCCATAGGAGGTTACCAAGGCCGCGATACCAACGGCCGCCATAGCCCCTGCTGCACATGAAACGCTTATGAACGCGACAGCTGAATAACCAGCAGAGGGCTTCGTAATTTCTGAAACATAGACCTCTGCACCGATGACTTCACCCATGGAAGATAACCCCTGCGCAGTTCTACATATTGTGACTACTAAGGTTGCTGTGATTCCAATTTGGGCATAAGTTGGTAGGTTAGCTATGACAAGACAAGAGAGTGACATCATTGAAGTGGTAATAATTATCGCCTTTTTTCGGCCTATGGTATCGCCAATATATCCAAATAACAGTGCACCAAAGGGTCTAAATACATACGTAGAACAAAGTGTAGCGGAAGCAATCAAAGATTCTGTGTAAGAGTCTGTTTTCGGAAAGAATAACTCGTTCAACAAGACCGCCATATGCACATACAGCATAAGGTCGAAATACTCTAAGAAGGTTCCAATCTGCAGTAATCCAACGGCTTCTTTTTGTTGACGGGTTAAACTGGCCATAAATGTCTCCTAATAAAAAGATTCCTAATCACTCTCAAAGCAGAAGGGAGCTTAATTTTATGCTGCTGCTTGGTCATGTGTTAGCTCCGCAGGAGTAAAGACGGACTGGGGTGATGACTTTTCCAATTTTTCAAAATGATAAACACCGGCCAAGAAACCGATACAAATGGGAATAGTAATAATTAATATTCCATAAAAGCCAAACCATTCAGTTAGGTAAATAACACCAAACGACGTGATGATATACATCACAGCTCGCGTTAGGGCATACAAGAATGTTGTTGCTGTAAAACGTCTGTATACCGGGAACCGTTTTATGAAGATAGAATCAGCAGGAACTCCCCCAAGATGCAAACTAAGAATTAGTGTCTGCAATATGAATATATGGATGGGGCTGCTGCTGACTTCTAATAGAAACGGAAGTAACGCCATTAAAATCAATGCCATGAATCCCCTTACTTTTAATATTTTAAGAGGATAGATATAATAACTCATCCATGACCACCCAATCGCAACAAAAATTGTAACAAAAGCAACCCATAAATTATGACTAATGATATCTTCCGGTGAATAACCAAATTTTGTTTTTAAGACAGGGATAAAGTACATATAAGCAAGGTAAAAGGTAAGGGGCCACCCACAGTAAACAAGAAAATAATAAAAAGAAGTTGAATAAGGAATTTTCTCTTTCCAATCTTCTTGGTGGCGCATTTTAGGAAGCTTTTTTGTTCCAGAGATGTTGTTAACTTGTTCCGAACGCGCTCTTTTAATTTTTTCTTTTAACGCAAGGAACTCCGGTGTTTCTCTAAGGCGTGTTCTGGCAACTGACCCCACCAGTGCTATGCAAGCACCTATCCAAAAAGCCATACGCCA from Candidatus Finniella inopinata carries:
- a CDS encoding NADH-quinone oxidoreductase subunit C; this encodes MKLGLELLSDLLGPDLIRLDHTHGMTVAQIYPAAIVRALTILRDHHDCSFRQLIDITAIDYPNQQARFKVIYNMLSHHHNQRLILTTYIDEGTPLHSITSVFECANWLERELWDLFGIGFHDHPDLRRILTDYTFGGHPLRKDFPLSGYGQVRYDPSLERVSYEPVDLKQPYRSFDFLSPWEGMDPRSREYLKADTPDA
- a CDS encoding NADH-quinone oxidoreductase subunit D — encoded protein: MREKYTLNFGPQHPAAHGVLRLVMELEGEIVHRADPHIGFLHRGTEKLIEQKTYLQALPYFDRLDYVSPINQEHAFVLAIEKLLDIKPPLRAQYIRVLFCEITRILNHLLNIATYAMDVGAITPFLWLFEEREILMGFYERVSGARMHASYIRPGGVHQDLPDGLVEDIQAFCDRFLKVVDDLDDLLTENRIFKQRSVDIGVVTAEQAIEWGFSGPMLRASNVAWDLRKSQPYEIYEQLEFDIPVGKHGDCYDRYLVRMEEMRQSVNLIKQCLIQMPQGPILADNPKIVPPKRADIKQSMEAMIQHFKLYSEGFHIPAGEVYTAVEAPKGEFGVYLVADGTNRPYRCKIRAPGFAHLQALNSMSHGHLLADVVAILGSLDIVFGEIDR
- the nuoE gene encoding NADH-quinone oxidoreductase subunit NuoE; the protein is MTTLKVDAPFCFNVENQEKADVCLSQYPAAHKQSALVPLLDLAQNQCGGWLPQPAIEAVGALVGIPFLKALEVASFYSMFHLKPIGNYHVQICGTTPCWLSGSDDLHQICKKHLGIDNGEITPDGKFTLSEIECLGACVNAPVVQINEVRYENITPYRLIEILKKLETENTNAGSKEC
- the nuoF gene encoding NADH-quinone oxidoreductase subunit NuoF yields the protein MLSPKDRIFTNLSGAEPFNLEAAQRRGDWDDTKRLMEVGRQGIIDTIKVSGLRGRGGAGFATGTKWDFMPKVGDGRPSYLVINADESEPGTCKDRDILFFEPHKLIEGALLAGFAIGAHTCYIYVRGEYYFEAECLQQAVAEAYEAGLLGKNAAKSGWDFDVYIHRGAGAYICGEESALLESLEGKKGLPRLKPPFPAQYGLYGCPTTVNNVETIAVVPTILRRGASWFSGLGRPNNAGTKIFSISGHVNKPRNVEEALGIPMRELIENYGGGVRGGWDRLKAVIPGGSSVPLIPKSICDDVLMDFDSLKAVNSGLGTGAVIVMDESTDIIKAIARLSKFYMHESCGQCSPCREGTGWLWRMMERLSRGEGEIEDIDRLEAVTRQIEGHTICGLGDAAAWPVQGVIRHFRPEMEDRILKNAKIRIGS
- the nuoG gene encoding NADH-quinone oxidoreductase subunit NuoG, which codes for MTKITLNNEPLEVEAGTTIFQACQQQGLEVPHFCYHPKLSVAGNCRMCLVEVAGSPKPVASCTMPVSEGMVIHTDTPMVEKSRQGVLELLLINHPLDCPVCDQGGECDLQDLTMNYGRSHSRFEFEKRIVTDKYMGPLIKTVMTRCIQCTRCIRFADEIAGVPELIAIGRGETMEIVNSLDTAIQSELSGNMIDICPVGALTDKPFAFKGRSWEWTKTDVIDVMDALGSHIQVHSRDREVMRILPRVCEDINEEWLSDRSRFAYDGLKYQRLDTPYIRVDGQLQACSWESAFQPIADRLETLKGKEIAALAGDLADCESMLALKILWQQLESPHLDCRQDATFLPHEHRSHYILNTPIADFEKADCVLLIGTNPRHEAPLLNARLRKAYRNHQTTFGLVGQAVDLTYPYEFMGNQPESLTALLDASHPFTQRLATAKKPVVILGQAVFTRPDAPALLNTIQKLFELYPLLEYNVLHTAASRVGGVDVGFVPQRNGLNSREILAACQSGEIKFLYLLGADDIAPTQLGQAFVVYQGHHGDAAAARADVILPGCAYTEKTATYVNTEGRAQRSHQAVPPPGQAKEDWKIITSLSHALGKPLPYITHADVVQELQNCHPTFQYLGTLVKNIWHPLPQTSKASFDPTPLQPLINNFYMTNIITRHSPTMAACVQEIIQGRKPDKTF
- a CDS encoding Npt1/Npt2 family nucleotide transporter; its protein translation is MSASETTKPAKEFTGLRGIFFPIYNYEIKKFLPMGIMMMCILFVYNIVRDTKDTLVVNAPGGGAECLSFLKLYGVTPSAILFMVLFVKLANIMERERLFYTILTPFLIFFGAFAFLIYPYTDVLHMSLETIQRLQVAYPTFHWMIPVIGNWSFGVFYILSELWGSVILSMLFWQFANEITKIHEAKRFYGLFGMIGNVGLLIAGPTIILCAKYAKSLQESMDGALDKQVMENIIFGFNLKCLMGSVIVAGAIIAITYRWMNKNVLTDPRLYQPGEGAGKKKKPKMSIGESFKYILSNRYLGLIAVLVLAYGVAINLVEGVWKGQIKIAFPDKNDYNAFMGQFTAWTGLITILLMVVGNNILRRLSWKSAAVITPIMVLVTSVIFFYVVWDGTKSSPMSPLLGTTVVMVAVIVGQIQNVLSKGTKYSLFDSTKQMAYIPLDPEAKVKGQAAVEVIGGRAGKSGGAFIQSTMLAVIGGSVSLASLSYILGPIVIVICLIWVMSVFGLNKKFLALTEGKSSSEAG
- a CDS encoding alpha/beta fold hydrolase, producing MEQFAHINNLRICFETFGTNTDPAVLLIMGNSAQGIMWPEAFCKKLAKNSLFVIRYDQRDTGKSTCVNFDDNPYNLFDLASDALGLLDELDIKNAHIVGLSMGASIAQLLALHHAGRVISITSMMSSPDLSIKNDAMAGKETPNSILPPPDKDWLKKVLKLNDVSPKTKQDKIRLIVENWKLANGDKVDFDFEEWQQLIEAALDRQETNPSAKDLKIANHGNHSKAQIATDEPNLEVLKLVNVPTLVIHGKEDPIFPPAHAEMLGKTIPNARLVVIDDMGHTLNPTFFDEIIHQITLHIGVNADVSIKTS
- a CDS encoding MFS transporter, producing MASLTRQQKEAVGLLQIGTFLEYFDLMLYVHMAVLLNELFFPKTDSYTESLIASATLCSTYVFRPFGALLFGYIGDTIGRKKAIIITTSMMSLSCLVIANLPTYAQIGITATLVVTICRTAQGLSSMGEVIGAEVYVSEITKPSAGYSAVAFISVSCAAGAMAAVGIAALVTSYGFNWRMAFWIGACIAVIASVARTRLRETPEFVDMKRKEKRLMEERAARNPEQSTKQLNRAAKTEQPKAPITTLVNCFFINCGWPLSFYVIYIYFNPILKKTFGYSPEDIIFHNFILTIIQVLTFVMWSVLTRHVYPLKLLKIKGFVSLALMAAIPLFLVVCKSGMQLILFQALILTFTLHNFPAEYIFLKRLPVYTRFTSAGLIYA
- a CDS encoding MFS transporter; this encodes MTRLTRQQKEAIGLLQIGTFLEYFDLMLYVHMAVLLNELFFPKTDVHTASLLTAFAFCSTYVLRPFGALFFGYIGDNIGRKTTVILTTTMMAISCMIMANLPTYAQIGVTAAWVVTACRMVQGLSSLGEIMGAEIYVTEITKPPHQYPAVSFISIASNFGSLAALCVAALATHYGFNWRMAFWIGACIALVGSVARTRLRETPEFLALKEKIKRARSEQVNNISGTKKLPKMRHQEDWKEKIPYSTSFYYFLVYCGWPLTFYLAYMYFIPVLKTKFGYSPEDIISHNLWVAFVTIFVAIGWSWMSYYIYPLKILKVRGFMALILMALLPFLLEVSSSPIHIFILQTLILSLHLGGVPADSIFIKRFPVYRRFTATTFLYALTRAVMYIITSFGVIYLTEWFGFYGILIITIPICIGFLAGVYHFEKLEKSSPQSVFTPAELTHDQAAA